One stretch of Brevibacillus laterosporus DNA includes these proteins:
- a CDS encoding ABC transporter ATP-binding protein translates to MILLQAEHITKSYGVETILQDISLQVQTLERIGLVGVNGAGKSTLMKIIAGELSYDSGVLRKPKEVTIGYLAQNSGLESNNSIWAEMLLVFEHLQTEEKELRKMEAMMGDPAVFEDEKKYQQIMEVYSHRTEAFKEKGGYSYEASIRGVLHGLRFSDMDYETPIYTLSGGQKTRLALAKLLLQSPDLLLLDEPTNYLDIETLSWLEVYLQNYKGAILVVSHDRYFLDKLVNIVYEIDRHQAQRYVGNYSRYLDQKALRLEQEIRRFEKQEDEIAKLEDFVQRNIARASTTKRAQSRRKTLEKMDRMEKPIAGNKSAHFSFEIAKMSGNNVLKVHNLAIGYEEVTLSSQLTFDLEREERVALVGPNGIGKSTLLKTVVGQLTAKQGQVDLGSNVTIGYYDQEQRELNMSNTILAELWDDYPHMQEKEVRTILGNFLFSGDDVLKRIGDLSGGERARVSLAKLMLKEANFLIFDEPTNHLDIISKEVLENALYDYPGTILFVSHDRYFLNKMATRVLEMSPTGVTSYLGNYDYYVEKKQELVEQAQEKIDQTNQKASATKLSSPEKSTYELDKEAKRKERQRQRRLEEIEKNIQDNEEKIATWEEELCHPDIYSDHVEAQKRNDLISQARIDIDQLYEEWEELSVD, encoded by the coding sequence ATGATTTTATTACAAGCAGAACACATTACGAAGTCGTATGGTGTTGAAACCATTTTACAGGATATATCTTTACAAGTACAAACGTTAGAGCGCATCGGTTTAGTCGGTGTAAATGGTGCCGGGAAATCTACGCTGATGAAAATTATAGCAGGCGAACTTAGCTATGATAGCGGAGTACTTCGCAAGCCAAAGGAAGTAACAATTGGTTACCTTGCCCAAAACAGTGGGCTGGAATCCAACAACTCCATCTGGGCAGAGATGTTGCTTGTTTTCGAGCATCTCCAAACAGAGGAAAAAGAGCTACGTAAGATGGAAGCTATGATGGGTGATCCTGCTGTCTTTGAAGATGAAAAGAAATATCAGCAAATCATGGAGGTATATTCACATCGTACGGAAGCTTTTAAGGAAAAAGGCGGTTACAGTTATGAAGCTAGCATTCGTGGCGTACTTCACGGCCTTCGTTTTTCTGACATGGATTATGAGACACCCATTTATACATTAAGTGGTGGCCAAAAAACACGTCTGGCACTAGCAAAGTTACTACTGCAGTCCCCTGATTTATTGCTATTGGATGAGCCAACTAACTATCTGGATATTGAAACGCTCTCCTGGCTAGAAGTCTATTTACAAAATTATAAAGGTGCTATTCTCGTAGTTTCCCATGACCGTTACTTTTTGGATAAGCTAGTGAATATCGTCTATGAAATTGATCGTCATCAAGCTCAACGCTATGTAGGTAACTACAGCCGTTATTTGGATCAAAAGGCCCTTCGTTTAGAGCAGGAGATACGCCGCTTCGAAAAACAAGAGGATGAGATTGCCAAATTGGAGGATTTCGTTCAGCGTAATATCGCCAGAGCCTCTACGACCAAACGAGCACAGAGCAGACGTAAAACGCTTGAAAAGATGGATCGTATGGAAAAACCGATTGCTGGCAACAAATCTGCCCACTTCTCCTTTGAAATTGCAAAAATGAGCGGAAATAACGTGCTTAAAGTTCACAATCTTGCAATTGGGTATGAAGAAGTCACTCTTTCTTCTCAATTGACCTTTGATCTAGAAAGAGAAGAACGCGTAGCTTTAGTAGGGCCAAATGGTATCGGTAAGTCCACTTTACTTAAAACAGTTGTGGGTCAACTTACAGCTAAACAGGGACAGGTGGACCTCGGAAGTAATGTTACCATTGGCTACTATGATCAAGAACAACGTGAGTTAAATATGAGTAATACCATTTTAGCGGAGTTATGGGATGATTATCCCCATATGCAGGAAAAAGAGGTCCGCACCATTCTTGGAAACTTCTTGTTTAGTGGCGATGATGTGTTAAAGAGAATTGGCGACTTGTCAGGTGGAGAGCGTGCGCGCGTCTCGTTAGCTAAATTAATGCTCAAAGAAGCCAATTTCTTGATTTTTGACGAGCCTACTAACCATCTAGATATCATCAGTAAAGAAGTATTAGAAAACGCTCTATATGATTATCCCGGAACGATTTTATTCGTATCCCATGATCGCTATTTCCTAAACAAAATGGCTACTCGTGTTCTAGAGATGTCTCCAACTGGGGTAACAAGCTATCTGGGTAACTACGATTACTATGTGGAAAAAAAGCAAGAGCTAGTAGAACAAGCACAGGAAAAGATCGATCAAACAAATCAAAAAGCTTCGGCTACCAAGCTAAGCTCTCCAGAGAAAAGTACTTATGAGCTTGATAAAGAAGCGAAGCGAAAAGAACGTCAGCGTCAACGTCGTTTGGAAGAGATTGAAAAAAATATTCAGGATAACGAGGAAAAGATTGCAACGTGGGAAGAAGAACTATGTCATCCTGATATATATTCCGATCACGTTGAAGCACAGAAACGAAATGATCTCATTAGCCAGGCGCGGATCGATATTGATCAATTGTATGAAGAGTGGGAAGAGCTGTCGGTCGACTAA
- a CDS encoding 5-formyltetrahydrofolate cyclo-ligase: protein MNVQEKKRLRQEIIRVRDLLSKEACLEKSYKATQHLWSIHHVKHARSIMCFSSFGSEIDTWSFIEEARERHIQISLPLTERERKKITPYTYEGRNSLKKGAYGIWEPDPIHSTEMKLSNIDVIIVPGVAFDQQKGRVGYGAGYYDRFFASLPHEPRRIGFCFAMQVVEKVPMEPFDMRLHQIVTEEGII, encoded by the coding sequence ATGAACGTACAAGAGAAAAAGCGTTTGAGACAAGAGATTATAAGAGTGCGTGATCTGTTGAGTAAAGAAGCTTGCTTGGAAAAATCTTATAAGGCCACACAACATTTGTGGAGTATTCATCATGTGAAACATGCCCGAAGCATTATGTGTTTCAGTTCGTTTGGAAGTGAAATTGATACTTGGTCTTTTATAGAAGAAGCGAGAGAACGCCATATACAGATTAGCCTTCCTTTAACTGAGCGTGAAAGAAAAAAAATAACACCTTATACATACGAAGGTAGAAACAGCTTGAAGAAGGGGGCTTACGGTATATGGGAACCAGACCCTATCCATTCAACAGAAATGAAGCTATCAAATATTGATGTCATTATCGTACCCGGTGTGGCGTTTGATCAACAAAAAGGGCGTGTAGGCTATGGAGCGGGTTATTATGACCGATTCTTTGCCAGCTTGCCACACGAACCAAGGCGGATTGGATTTTGTTTTGCTATGCAAGTGGTAGAAAAGGTGCCAATGGAACCTTTTGATATGCGTCTACATCAAATCGTCACCGAAGAGGGAATTATCTGA
- a CDS encoding MogA/MoaB family molybdenum cofactor biosynthesis protein: MSGWKIGIITASDSIAGGEREDDRIQLVRGLVKQHLHTENIIYRCLPDDMEELKEHMIELVDREKCDILITTGGTGLSPRDVTPEVTSWVIDRPVPGLAEEMRRAGLKQSRRAMLTRAVAGTRGNSLIFNLPGNPKGVEVCFVAIADMLPDALHILQGSEEAGEDWGGIGW, from the coding sequence ATGTCAGGATGGAAAATAGGCATCATTACAGCTAGTGATTCAATTGCTGGTGGGGAAAGAGAGGATGATCGAATTCAGTTGGTGCGAGGTTTAGTCAAACAGCACTTGCATACGGAAAACATTATTTACCGTTGTTTGCCGGATGATATGGAAGAACTGAAGGAGCATATGATCGAATTGGTAGATCGAGAAAAATGCGATATTCTCATTACCACAGGTGGAACAGGATTGAGTCCGCGCGATGTTACACCAGAAGTAACGTCATGGGTAATTGATCGTCCAGTACCTGGCTTGGCGGAGGAGATGCGTCGTGCTGGTTTGAAGCAATCTCGCCGTGCTATGTTAACACGTGCTGTTGCAGGCACTAGAGGCAACAGTTTGATCTTTAATTTACCAGGAAACCCCAAAGGAGTCGAGGTCTGCTTTGTAGCTATCGCAGACATGTTGCCGGATGCTTTGCATATTTTGCAAGGATCAGAAGAAGCCGGTGAAGACTGGGGTGGAATTGGATGGTAG